One segment of Candidatus Melainabacteria bacterium DNA contains the following:
- a CDS encoding response regulator, protein MRKILLVEDNNDDIVLIKLALEDSKINSNLLVANNGKAALDLLNNIVESQSKLPDIILIDINLPKMSGLEVLNKIKSKTITSHVPVVIFTSSDSISDMKYCYQNGADLFIRKPNNIKDLKEIMLYIKEYSFKS, encoded by the coding sequence ATGAGAAAGATATTACTTGTAGAAGACAATAACGATGACATAGTACTAATTAAACTTGCACTGGAAGATTCAAAGATTAATTCAAATTTATTAGTTGCAAATAATGGCAAAGCTGCATTAGACTTATTAAATAATATCGTAGAATCTCAAAGCAAGTTGCCAGATATTATTCTTATTGACATTAATCTCCCTAAAATGAGTGGTCTTGAAGTTTTAAATAAAATAAAATCTAAAACAATTACATCTCACGTTCCTGTTGTAATTTTTACAAGTTCTGATTCCATCTCTGACATGAAGTATTGTTATCAAAATGGAGCAGATTTATTTATTAGGAAGCCAAATAATATAAAAGACCTAAAAGAAATCATGCTGTATATAAAGGAATATTCCTTTAAATCCTGA